A window of Actinobacillus suis ATCC 33415 contains these coding sequences:
- a CDS encoding family 20 glycosylhydrolase, with translation MKKIISLLTLIFIGLLSSCSSSTVNAMNHSQIKEAGLTLDIARRFYPVETIKQFIDTIHHAGGTFLHLHFSDHENYALESTYLDQSEANAIVKDGTYYNPKTNKPFLTYKQIHDIIYYAKSKNIELVPEVDTPNHMTAIFRLLEAKHGKDYVKKLKSKMNDEEIDITNPESIEVIKTLIAEVIYIFGHASEHFHIGGDEFGYSVETNHEFISYVNTLNQFINEKGKITRIWNDGLIKNNLNQLNKNVEITYWSYDGDAQESQDIAERRKIRANLPELLENGFKVLNYNSYYLYFVPKGNANITHDSKYATEDVLNNWKLGLWDGQNKENMVENTKNIIGSSLSIWGERSGSLSSEVIEESTQDLLKAVIQKTNDPKSH, from the coding sequence ATGAAAAAAATAATCTCATTACTGACTTTAATTTTTATCGGATTACTTTCCTCCTGCTCATCATCCACTGTTAATGCAATGAATCACTCACAAATAAAAGAAGCGGGACTAACCCTTGATATAGCTCGCCGTTTCTATCCGGTTGAAACCATAAAACAATTTATCGATACAATTCACCATGCAGGAGGTACATTCTTACACTTACATTTTTCGGACCATGAAAATTATGCGTTAGAAAGTACTTATTTAGATCAATCGGAAGCAAATGCGATAGTTAAAGACGGTACTTATTATAATCCAAAAACCAATAAACCTTTTTTAACCTATAAACAAATTCACGATATTATTTATTATGCCAAGAGTAAAAATATTGAATTGGTGCCGGAAGTTGATACACCGAATCATATGACGGCAATATTTCGACTACTTGAGGCTAAACACGGTAAGGATTATGTCAAAAAGCTAAAATCCAAAATGAATGATGAGGAAATTGATATAACTAACCCCGAATCAATTGAAGTTATTAAAACATTAATTGCCGAAGTGATTTATATTTTTGGACATGCCAGCGAACATTTTCATATTGGTGGCGATGAATTCGGCTATAGCGTAGAAACCAATCACGAATTTATTAGCTACGTAAATACGCTTAATCAGTTTATTAACGAGAAAGGCAAAATTACGCGTATTTGGAATGACGGTTTAATTAAAAATAATTTAAATCAATTAAATAAAAATGTAGAGATCACTTATTGGAGCTATGACGGTGATGCTCAAGAAAGTCAAGATATTGCAGAACGCCGCAAAATTCGTGCAAACTTGCCGGAATTACTCGAAAACGGTTTTAAAGTATTAAATTATAATTCGTATTATCTTTATTTTGTGCCGAAAGGTAATGCCAATATTACGCATGACAGTAAATATGCAACAGAAGATGTATTAAATAACTGGAAACTCGGTTTATGGGATGGGCAAAATAAAGAAAATATGGTTGAAAATACCAAGAATATTATCGGTTCTTCGCTTTCTATTTGGGGAGAACGTTCAGGATCATTAAGTAGTGAGGTGATTGAGGAGTCCACCCAAGATCTATTAAAAGCAGTGATTCAAAAAACCAATGATCCGAAATCGCATTAG
- the uhpB gene encoding signal transduction histidine-protein kinase/phosphatase UhpB produces MIAIFSWFFIFCSYLCLWVISDYLLKDPILAVLFLPFSFRVGLSLHTNIRYWWIGYFSEWVFLYFIFKSYSDISILILYILSVCSIPIVFCFKKFYSGKQWRKFFIQACLVTIISLCNFIVMAWADFGISSVLLVSLTGGVLMLPACSLIYDYVFNKSWIPFTANYIKRPIRLRIGYILIYAILFIVNILIQSIMPSEFTRFAIFCLAIPIVLLAFHYGWQGALLGTLLNSIALIATTHSFSYVEITDLLLLILMQTITGIFLGLSVQYQRELNTYLSIELNRNKLLTKKLINTEEEIRKDISRELHDEIGQNITAIRMQSSILKKLESSEHSQRCAEMIEHLSLNIYDTTKGILNRIRPKLLDDLGLYQAIQNLFIELDISKQGVRTKLIFENKFKHQLDHVLEITLYRLCQEGLNNALKYSQASEIGISIIIEKDIRLSIYDNGIGFNPDEIMDGFGLKGMKERVEILDGKFKIVSNTIKNNDKQGTSIFITLPLI; encoded by the coding sequence ATGATTGCCATTTTCAGTTGGTTTTTTATATTTTGTAGCTATTTGTGTTTGTGGGTCATATCTGATTATTTATTAAAAGATCCCATTTTAGCAGTTTTATTTTTGCCTTTTTCTTTTAGGGTAGGGTTATCTTTACATACCAATATTCGGTATTGGTGGATCGGCTATTTTTCTGAATGGGTGTTTCTTTATTTTATTTTTAAGTCATATTCCGATATAAGTATTTTAATATTATATATTTTAAGTGTCTGTTCTATCCCAATTGTCTTTTGTTTTAAAAAATTTTATTCAGGAAAACAATGGAGAAAGTTTTTTATTCAAGCCTGCTTAGTTACCATTATTAGCTTATGCAATTTTATTGTAATGGCTTGGGCTGATTTTGGGATTTCTTCTGTTCTTTTAGTCAGTTTAACCGGTGGCGTATTGATGTTACCTGCTTGTTCACTTATTTACGATTATGTTTTTAATAAATCGTGGATTCCATTTACTGCAAATTATATAAAAAGACCAATAAGACTACGCATAGGATATATTTTAATATACGCTATTCTGTTTATAGTAAATATCCTTATACAATCCATTATGCCTAGTGAGTTTACTCGGTTTGCTATTTTTTGTTTAGCTATTCCTATTGTTTTGCTTGCATTTCATTATGGCTGGCAGGGGGCTTTGCTTGGAACTTTATTAAATAGCATTGCTTTAATTGCGACAACTCATAGCTTTTCTTATGTTGAAATTACAGATTTATTATTGCTTATTCTAATGCAAACAATTACTGGGATTTTTCTTGGTTTATCCGTGCAATATCAAAGGGAACTAAATACCTATTTATCTATAGAATTAAACAGAAATAAATTACTAACGAAAAAACTGATAAATACAGAAGAAGAAATTCGTAAAGATATCTCTAGGGAATTACATGATGAAATCGGACAAAATATTACTGCTATTCGGATGCAATCGAGTATTTTAAAGAAACTGGAATCATCTGAGCATTCGCAACGATGTGCAGAAATGATCGAGCATTTATCTCTAAATATCTATGATACGACAAAAGGTATATTAAATCGTATTCGACCTAAATTATTGGATGATTTGGGTCTTTATCAGGCGATTCAAAATTTATTTATAGAACTTGATATATCTAAGCAAGGAGTAAGAACAAAGTTGATTTTTGAAAATAAATTTAAGCATCAATTAGATCATGTTTTAGAAATCACTTTGTATCGTTTATGTCAGGAAGGATTGAATAATGCTCTTAAATATTCTCAAGCATCAGAAATTGGTATTTCAATTATTATTGAAAAGGATATAAGGTTATCTATTTATGATAATGGAATAGGATTTAATCCCGATGAAATTATGGATGGGTTCGGTTTGAAAGGAATGAAAGAGAGAGTGGAAATCTTAGATGGAAAATTTAAGATTGTATCTAACACTATAAAAAATAATGATAAGCAAGGTACCTCTATTTTTATTACATTACCTTTAATTTGA
- the uhpT gene encoding hexose-6-phosphate:phosphate antiporter yields the protein MLDFLKEVRKPTLDLPIEERRKMWFKPFMQSYLVVFIGYMAMYLIRKNFNVAQNDLIETYGLTKTELGMIGLGFSITYGIGKTVVSYYADGKNTKQFVPFMLILSAICMLGFSMSLGGGSVALFLMIAFYALSGFFQSTGGSSSYSTITKWTPSKKRGTYLGFWNLSHNVGGAAAAGVALFGANVLFDGHVIGMFVFPSIIALIVGFVGLRYGNDSPEAYGLGKAEELFDEPASEEDLAAEKHNLTKWQIFVQFILKNKVIWLLCFANIFLYIVRIGIDQWSPVYAYQELGFTKEAATSGFVLFEVGALVGTFLWGYLSDLANGRRGLTAIVALVLIVFMLEFYQFATNEYMYLLALFVLGFLVFGPQLLIGVAAVGFVPKKAIAVADGVKGTFAYLIGDSFAKLGLGMIADGTPIFGLTGWAGTFAALDISAVICIGLLAFVAIAEERKIRRNKVKS from the coding sequence ATGCTTGATTTTTTAAAAGAGGTTAGAAAACCAACCTTAGATTTACCAATTGAAGAACGCAGAAAAATGTGGTTTAAGCCATTTATGCAATCATATTTAGTCGTATTTATTGGATATATGGCAATGTATTTGATTCGTAAGAATTTTAACGTTGCTCAAAATGATTTGATTGAGACGTACGGTTTAACCAAAACCGAGCTGGGTATGATTGGACTAGGTTTTTCGATTACATATGGTATTGGTAAAACAGTCGTTTCTTATTACGCCGATGGCAAAAATACAAAACAATTTGTACCGTTTATGCTGATTCTCTCCGCTATTTGTATGCTTGGTTTTAGTATGAGTCTCGGCGGTGGAAGTGTTGCACTCTTCTTAATGATTGCATTTTATGCATTAAGCGGTTTCTTCCAAAGTACCGGCGGTTCATCAAGTTATTCTACAATTACAAAATGGACACCAAGTAAAAAACGTGGTACTTACTTAGGCTTTTGGAATTTATCACATAATGTAGGTGGTGCGGCGGCTGCCGGTGTTGCATTATTCGGTGCAAATGTATTATTTGATGGACATGTTATAGGAATGTTTGTTTTCCCATCAATTATTGCACTAATTGTTGGCTTTGTCGGTTTACGATATGGGAATGACTCGCCAGAAGCTTACGGCTTAGGTAAAGCGGAAGAATTGTTTGATGAACCAGCCAGCGAAGAAGATTTGGCTGCGGAAAAACATAATTTAACTAAATGGCAGATCTTCGTTCAGTTTATTTTGAAAAATAAAGTAATTTGGCTACTTTGCTTTGCTAATATCTTCCTTTACATTGTTCGAATTGGTATCGATCAATGGTCACCGGTATATGCATATCAAGAGCTAGGCTTTACTAAAGAAGCGGCAACATCTGGGTTTGTTTTATTTGAAGTCGGTGCTTTAGTCGGAACATTCTTATGGGGATATTTATCTGATCTTGCCAATGGTCGTCGTGGTTTAACTGCGATTGTGGCATTAGTTCTGATCGTATTCATGCTAGAGTTTTATCAATTTGCGACAAACGAATATATGTATCTTTTAGCATTATTTGTGTTAGGCTTCTTGGTATTTGGTCCTCAGCTTCTTATCGGCGTGGCAGCGGTTGGATTTGTACCGAAAAAAGCAATTGCTGTGGCTGACGGTGTAAAAGGGACATTTGCTTACTTGATTGGTGATAGTTTTGCTAAATTAGGTTTAGGTATGATTGCAGACGGTACGCCAATCTTTGGGTTAACCGGATGGGCGGGTACCTTCGCAGCCCTTGATATTTCAGCGGTGATATGTATCGGTTTACTTGCCTTTGTTGCTATTGCAGAGGAACGTAAAATTCGTCGAAATAAAGTGAAATCATAG
- the queC gene encoding 7-cyano-7-deazaguanine synthase QueC — translation MNSTPKAVVIFSGGQDSTTCLFQAIQEFGVENVEVVTFQYGQRHAIELEKAAWIAKDLGVKQTLIDTSVIKAITSNAMMEEREIKQEGNTPNTFVDGRNALFLLYTAIYAKGQGIQTIFTGVCETDFSGYPDCRDVFVKSMNVTLNLAMDYNFNIRTPLMYLTKKQTWALADKLGAFDYIRQHTHTCYLGVEGGCHTCPSCVLREKGLNEYLSEKTSGQKNV, via the coding sequence ATGAATTCAACTCCAAAAGCCGTCGTGATTTTTTCCGGCGGTCAAGACTCAACCACCTGCCTTTTCCAAGCCATTCAAGAATTTGGTGTGGAAAATGTTGAAGTGGTTACCTTTCAATATGGACAACGCCACGCAATTGAGCTGGAAAAAGCAGCCTGGATAGCCAAAGATCTCGGCGTTAAACAAACGCTAATTGATACTTCCGTGATCAAAGCCATCACATCTAACGCAATGATGGAAGAACGTGAAATTAAGCAAGAAGGTAATACGCCAAATACCTTTGTTGACGGTCGTAATGCGCTGTTTTTACTTTACACCGCGATTTACGCCAAAGGGCAAGGTATCCAAACTATTTTTACCGGTGTATGCGAAACCGACTTTAGCGGCTATCCGGACTGCCGAGATGTGTTCGTGAAGTCAATGAATGTCACCTTAAATCTGGCAATGGATTACAATTTCAATATTCGCACGCCGCTGATGTACCTTACTAAAAAACAAACTTGGGCATTAGCCGATAAACTCGGTGCGTTCGACTATATCAGACAGCATACCCATACTTGCTATTTAGGAGTAGAAGGCGGTTGTCACACTTGCCCAAGTTGCGTATTGCGTGAAAAAGGGCTTAATGAGTACTTATCAGAAAAAACAAGCGGTCAAAAAAATGTTTAA
- a CDS encoding response regulator — MIRVVLIDDHTIVRSGFSQLLSLEQDIQVVGEFSSAQEARLKMPSIKPDVCILDISMPDENGLELLKDLPSAIHCIMLSVNDSAVIIRKALELGAKGYLSKRCNPSELIQAVRTVYSGGVYLMPELTTKLVSSKLSLTRNLTKREYEICELLILGLDTKEIAEKLSLSVKTIYVHRDNAMSKLNVKNNVELAKLFHQQG, encoded by the coding sequence ATGATTAGAGTTGTTTTGATCGATGATCACACTATTGTACGTTCCGGCTTTTCACAATTATTATCACTAGAGCAAGATATTCAAGTTGTTGGGGAATTTTCCAGTGCGCAAGAAGCTCGTTTAAAAATGCCAAGTATTAAACCAGATGTTTGTATCTTAGATATTTCGATGCCGGATGAAAACGGTTTGGAGCTTCTGAAAGACCTTCCATCTGCAATTCATTGCATTATGCTAAGTGTGAATGATTCTGCTGTTATCATTCGTAAAGCTTTGGAACTCGGGGCAAAAGGCTACCTCAGTAAGCGATGTAACCCATCCGAGCTAATACAAGCGGTTAGAACAGTTTATTCAGGAGGCGTATATTTAATGCCTGAATTAACGACGAAGTTAGTTTCAAGTAAATTAAGCTTAACGAGAAACTTAACGAAACGAGAGTATGAAATCTGTGAGTTATTAATTTTGGGATTGGATACAAAAGAAATTGCAGAAAAATTATCTTTAAGTGTTAAAACAATTTATGTGCATAGGGATAATGCAATGAGTAAATTAAATGTGAAGAATAATGTAGAACTTGCAAAATTATTTCATCAGCAAGGATGA
- the queD gene encoding 6-carboxytetrahydropterin synthase QueD produces the protein MFKIAKEFSFDMAHMLDGHDGKCQNLHGHTYKLQVEVSGDLVAEGAKRGMVMDYSDLKSVVKREILDPMDHAYIYDLNSDRESQVAKLLIDLNSKVYGIPSRTTAEEMAKYMFEKLEKVGLPVSLIRLWETPTSYCEYSR, from the coding sequence ATGTTTAAAATTGCAAAAGAATTTAGTTTCGATATGGCACATATGCTCGATGGGCACGACGGCAAATGCCAAAACTTACACGGACATACTTATAAACTTCAGGTGGAAGTTAGCGGCGACTTAGTTGCTGAAGGAGCGAAACGAGGCATGGTGATGGATTATTCCGATTTAAAATCGGTAGTGAAACGTGAAATCTTAGACCCGATGGATCACGCCTATATCTACGATTTAAATAGCGACAGAGAAAGCCAAGTTGCCAAACTATTAATCGATTTAAACTCTAAAGTTTACGGTATTCCAAGCCGCACGACAGCGGAAGAAATGGCGAAGTATATGTTTGAAAAACTGGAAAAAGTCGGTTTACCGGTCAGTTTAATTCGCCTTTGGGAAACACCAACCTCATATTGTGAATATTCTCGTTAA
- a CDS encoding 7-carboxy-7-deazaguanine synthase QueE, whose translation MTNTIFTTTTFPIVEIFESLQGEGFNTGLPCIFVRLGKCNLACPWCDTNYNEYEKWSVAKILERVKSYSAKNIIITGGEPTMYANLSVLLDVFKAEGYWLAIETNGLKAVPKQIDYIATSPKLMYQEKYLRECISFANEVRIVMDKGDVQGFCEQIETQITAEHYYLSPCEVDGKMNLLETITQLGILNQRANKPKWQLSLQTHKLVGIE comes from the coding sequence ATGACAAATACTATTTTTACGACAACGACTTTCCCGATTGTCGAAATCTTTGAAAGCCTGCAAGGTGAAGGCTTTAATACAGGCTTACCTTGCATTTTCGTGCGTTTAGGCAAATGTAATCTTGCTTGCCCGTGGTGCGATACCAACTATAACGAATACGAAAAATGGAGCGTGGCGAAAATTCTTGAACGAGTAAAATCTTATTCCGCCAAGAATATTATCATTACCGGCGGCGAGCCCACGATGTATGCCAATTTAAGCGTATTACTCGATGTGTTTAAAGCGGAAGGTTATTGGTTGGCAATTGAAACGAATGGATTAAAAGCCGTACCGAAACAGATTGATTATATCGCCACTAGCCCGAAACTGATGTATCAAGAAAAATATTTGAGAGAATGTATTTCGTTTGCCAACGAAGTTCGTATCGTGATGGATAAAGGCGATGTACAAGGTTTTTGTGAACAAATCGAAACACAAATTACCGCCGAACATTACTACCTTTCTCCATGCGAAGTGGACGGCAAAATGAATTTATTGGAAACCATTACCCAACTTGGTATTTTGAATCAACGAGCCAATAAACCCAAATGGCAATTGAGTTTACAAACTCACAAATTGGTCGGTATTGAATAG
- the pgtP gene encoding phosphoglycerate transporter protein PgtP has protein sequence MFSFLKASPPAPRKSGEIDAEYKKLRWQVFAGVFIGYAAYYLIRKNFSLAMPYLIQEYGFSKADLGTVGVALSLAYGISKFVMGNVSDRSNPKYFITIGLLGSAIVSLIFGLVPGVLASIPMMIVLAALNGWFQGMGYPPGAKTMTNWFSKSERGSWWSWWNVSHNLGGGLIGPLAILGLAIFGTWQSLFYLPALVAILLAFVTFWLMRDTPESQGLPPVDEWRGEKVLEKVESADTLSAMDIFRKYIINNKFLWAIAIANVFVYFIRYGIIDWAPTYLKEVKHFSVDKQSWAYFLYEYAGIFGMLASGYLSDKVFKGHRAPPMLMFLAGVLIAIIVYWKNPAGNPLVDNICLVAIGFLIYGPVMMIGLQAADLVPRVATGTATGLTGLFGYLLGSASAGWVMGKLVDLYGWDGGFYALIASSFLAFGFIAITLFNKKSAE, from the coding sequence ATGTTTTCGTTCTTAAAGGCATCTCCGCCTGCACCGAGAAAATCAGGCGAGATTGATGCGGAGTATAAAAAATTACGTTGGCAAGTATTTGCCGGCGTGTTTATCGGTTATGCAGCTTATTATCTTATTCGTAAAAACTTCTCGCTTGCGATGCCGTACCTCATTCAGGAGTATGGCTTTTCTAAAGCGGATTTAGGTACGGTTGGGGTTGCATTATCTTTAGCTTACGGTATCAGTAAATTTGTGATGGGTAACGTATCGGATCGTTCAAATCCAAAATATTTTATTACTATTGGTTTACTCGGTTCGGCAATTGTTAGTTTAATTTTCGGTTTAGTTCCAGGTGTTTTAGCATCTATTCCAATGATGATTGTATTAGCGGCATTAAATGGTTGGTTCCAAGGTATGGGGTATCCACCGGGCGCTAAAACAATGACGAACTGGTTCTCTAAATCAGAACGTGGTAGTTGGTGGAGCTGGTGGAACGTTTCTCATAACTTAGGTGGCGGTTTAATCGGTCCGTTAGCGATTCTTGGTTTAGCTATTTTCGGTACTTGGCAATCACTTTTCTATTTACCGGCACTCGTTGCGATTTTATTAGCGTTCGTTACGTTCTGGTTAATGCGTGATACACCGGAATCACAAGGTTTACCGCCGGTAGATGAATGGCGTGGTGAAAAAGTCTTAGAGAAAGTTGAATCGGCAGATACACTTTCGGCAATGGATATTTTCCGTAAATATATCATCAATAATAAATTCTTATGGGCCATTGCGATTGCTAACGTATTTGTTTACTTTATTCGTTACGGCATTATTGACTGGGCGCCGACTTACTTAAAAGAGGTAAAACATTTCTCGGTCGATAAACAAAGTTGGGCGTACTTCTTATATGAATATGCGGGTATCTTTGGTATGTTAGCCAGCGGTTATTTAAGTGACAAAGTATTCAAAGGTCACCGTGCGCCGCCAATGTTAATGTTTTTAGCCGGCGTATTAATTGCGATTATTGTTTATTGGAAAAATCCGGCAGGTAATCCTTTAGTTGATAATATCTGCTTAGTAGCAATTGGCTTCCTTATCTATGGTCCGGTAATGATGATCGGCTTACAGGCAGCGGATCTAGTGCCTCGTGTTGCAACAGGCACGGCAACAGGTTTAACCGGTTTATTTGGTTACTTATTAGGTTCGGCAAGTGCCGGTTGGGTAATGGGTAAATTGGTGGACTTATATGGCTGGGACGGTGGTTTCTATGCACTTATTGCTTCAAGCTTCTTAGCGTTCGGCTTTATTGCTATCACATTATTCAATAAAAAATCAGCAGAATAA
- the purM gene encoding phosphoribosylformylglycinamidine cyclo-ligase, producing the protein MSNTQLSYKDAGVDIHAGNELVERIKADVKRTRRPEVMGGLGGFGALCALPTKYKEPILVSGTDGVGTKLRLAIDLNKHDTIGQDLVAMCVNDLVVQGAEPLFFLDYYATGKLEVDVAADVIKGIADGCEISGCALVGGETAEMPGMYHAGDYDLAGFCVGVVEKSEIIDGSAVKAGDTLIALGSSGPHSNGYSLIRKVIEVSGANPATDTLEGKPLSEHLLAPTKIYVKSVLQLIKQADVHAIAHLTGGGFWENIPRVLPATVKAVIDEKSWEWPAAFKWLQEKGNISRYEMYRTFNCGVGMVIALPEKDVETALAVLKQAGENAWVIGKIENLGDGSEQVEII; encoded by the coding sequence GTGAGCAACACACAACTTAGCTATAAAGACGCAGGCGTTGATATTCACGCAGGCAATGAATTGGTTGAACGCATCAAAGCGGATGTTAAACGTACTCGCCGTCCGGAAGTGATGGGCGGTTTAGGCGGTTTTGGTGCACTATGTGCATTACCGACTAAATATAAAGAACCAATTTTAGTATCAGGTACTGATGGTGTAGGGACTAAGTTACGTTTAGCGATTGATTTGAATAAACACGATACTATTGGTCAAGACTTAGTAGCAATGTGTGTTAATGACTTAGTGGTACAAGGTGCGGAACCTTTATTTTTCTTAGATTATTATGCAACCGGCAAATTAGAAGTAGATGTTGCTGCAGATGTAATTAAAGGTATTGCGGACGGCTGTGAAATCTCTGGTTGTGCATTAGTCGGTGGTGAAACCGCAGAAATGCCGGGTATGTACCACGCAGGTGATTACGACCTAGCCGGTTTCTGTGTCGGTGTTGTAGAAAAATCTGAAATTATTGACGGCTCAGCAGTGAAAGCGGGTGATACATTAATCGCATTAGGCTCAAGCGGTCCACATTCAAACGGTTATTCATTAATTCGTAAAGTGATTGAAGTTAGTGGTGCGAATCCGGCTACCGATACATTAGAAGGTAAACCGTTAAGTGAGCATTTATTAGCGCCAACTAAAATCTATGTGAAATCAGTACTTCAATTGATTAAACAAGCGGATGTGCATGCAATTGCGCACTTAACCGGTGGCGGCTTCTGGGAAAATATTCCACGTGTATTACCGGCAACCGTAAAAGCAGTGATCGATGAAAAATCATGGGAATGGCCGGCTGCATTCAAATGGTTACAGGAAAAAGGCAATATCAGCCGTTATGAAATGTACCGCACCTTTAACTGTGGTGTAGGTATGGTGATTGCATTACCGGAAAAAGATGTTGAAACTGCATTAGCCGTATTAAAACAAGCGGGTGAAAACGCTTGGGTGATCGGTAAAATTGAAAACTTAGGTGATGGCTCAGAACAAGTTGAAATTATCTAA
- the pepA gene encoding leucyl aminopeptidase has product MEFSVKNGSVEKQRTACLVVGVYEPRRLSAAADQLDKLSEGYISALLRRGDLEGKAGQTLLLHNVPNVPADRILLVGCGKERELNERQYKQIIQKMVQTINETGSMEAVCFLTELHVKGRSTYWNVRFAVEAIQESLYAYNDFKSIKPEVRRELRRVIFNVANRKDLADAERALEHGKAISTGITFAKNVANCPPNVCNPAYLAELVKDLATEYENIQTSIVDEVEMDSLSMNAYLAVSRGSQNPAYLSVIEYRNHPNPDAKPIVLVGKGLTFDSGGISIKPSDSMDEMKYDMGGAASVYGTMKALAEMKLPLNVIGVLAGCENMPDGNAYRPGDILTTMNGLTVEVLNTDAEGRLVLCDTLTYVERFEPELVIDVATLTGACMIALGAHNSGLMSTSNVLANDLLNAAEQADDKAWRLPLGEEYQEQLKSNFADLANIGGRLGGAITAGQFLSNFTKKYTWAHLDIAGTAWKSGAAKGATGRPVSLLSQFLINKANNQ; this is encoded by the coding sequence ATGGAATTTAGCGTAAAAAATGGTAGCGTAGAAAAACAACGTACTGCGTGTTTAGTGGTTGGCGTATATGAACCTCGCCGCCTTTCTGCAGCAGCAGACCAATTAGATAAATTAAGTGAAGGTTATATTAGTGCTTTACTAAGACGCGGCGATTTAGAAGGTAAAGCAGGCCAAACGCTTTTGTTACATAACGTACCGAATGTACCTGCAGATCGCATATTGCTTGTTGGTTGCGGAAAAGAACGAGAGTTAAATGAGCGCCAATATAAGCAGATTATTCAAAAAATGGTGCAAACCATCAACGAAACGGGCTCAATGGAAGCGGTTTGTTTCTTAACTGAGCTACATGTAAAAGGGCGATCAACCTATTGGAATGTACGTTTTGCCGTAGAAGCGATTCAGGAAAGTTTATATGCTTATAATGATTTCAAAAGCATTAAGCCTGAGGTGCGTCGGGAATTGCGTCGTGTGATTTTTAACGTCGCTAATCGTAAAGATTTAGCTGATGCGGAAAGAGCATTAGAGCATGGTAAAGCGATTTCAACCGGTATCACTTTTGCTAAAAATGTCGCAAATTGTCCACCAAATGTATGTAATCCGGCTTATCTTGCCGAATTAGTGAAAGATTTAGCGACTGAATATGAAAATATTCAAACCAGTATAGTTGATGAAGTGGAAATGGATTCATTATCGATGAATGCTTATTTGGCGGTTTCTCGTGGTTCACAGAATCCGGCTTATTTGTCTGTAATTGAATATCGTAATCACCCGAATCCGGATGCTAAACCCATTGTATTAGTGGGTAAAGGGCTGACGTTTGACTCAGGCGGTATTTCGATTAAACCATCCGACTCAATGGATGAAATGAAGTATGATATGGGCGGCGCTGCTTCGGTTTACGGTACGATGAAAGCGCTAGCGGAAATGAAATTACCGCTGAATGTCATCGGTGTTTTAGCCGGTTGTGAAAATATGCCGGACGGCAATGCATATCGACCGGGTGATATTCTGACGACGATGAATGGTTTAACTGTTGAAGTATTGAATACCGATGCGGAAGGTCGCTTAGTTTTATGCGATACATTGACCTATGTAGAACGCTTTGAGCCGGAATTAGTGATTGATGTGGCGACTTTAACCGGCGCTTGCATGATTGCGCTTGGCGCACACAACAGCGGTTTAATGTCGACCAGTAATGTGCTGGCGAATGATTTATTAAATGCAGCGGAACAAGCGGACGATAAAGCGTGGCGTTTACCATTAGGTGAAGAATATCAAGAGCAACTTAAATCGAATTTTGCTGATCTCGCTAATATTGGTGGGCGTCTAGGCGGTGCCATTACAGCTGGGCAGTTTTTATCAAACTTTACCAAAAAATATACTTGGGCGCATTTAGATATTGCTGGTACGGCTTGGAAGTCCGGTGCAGCGAAAGGCGCAACCGGCAGACCGGTTTCACTGTTAAGCCAATTCTTGATTAATAAAGCAAATAATCAATAA